GCTACCATTTTTTGGTACAGTGTACCTGCAATGTGGCATGAGAGTGCAAGCTTTCCTTCTGTAAACTAGACCTGTCTCAGGCATCTCTATTTACGTGGAGTGCTCTGCTCTTTTGCAGCCACAAGATGGCACTATTTACAAGATACCAGGTTCAGAACCATTAACAATGTTCCTTCTCATTTGATACATTTTGCTTTATAAGAAAATTATCCAGTGAAACGCATAAAAAATCATGagaaaatacatttattaaagtaTTTTAAATCACTTGAGACAACAACTGTGCAAAACAGAACACAAAAGCATAACATCCCAACACAGACATATGAAATTGAAATATAAAAAAAGTACAAAATAGAAGTATAAAGTTAATTAGAACAAGAAGCTTCTGCATTAAACTGCTTTGACATTGACTTGGTCTTAAACATTCAGAGTGATGGGATGTCAGACCTTATAGGATAACAACATATTTGTCCCGccgtgcacatttttgtttttgccctagcactacacagattAATCAAATCATCATAGCTTGACTATTtatggttatttgaatcagctgtgtagtgagTGCTCAGGCAAAAATCAAAACGTGCAGCAAGTGGGGGCCCCAgtaccgagtttgggaaaccctgcaaaATGGAGTCATAGAGGGAGTCTGAGACAGGGAATCAGATATCAGCAGAGTCAATGCTTCTCTCATTAGAGATGGCCTCAATTGGAGTGGGGACAGTTGGGGGAGAGGACTTCTTCCTGTGAATTAAGCAATTGGACACAATGGTGAGACAAGCCCATGCACCTTTCACTCATATGTCCTCAACAAACTGTTGTACTAAATAATAAACAAATGAAATCAACAATGTTAGTTCTTTAAAGAATGATTTAATCTTTTGTACAGTAAATTATGACACTcctaaacagaaaataaatgGGTTTACATGACTCACATCAGGCGAGTGAGAAGTCTCTGCACTTTCTTCATACTGGGGTCCAGGCAGTACTGCACTCCATTCTTAAGGCTAACACTATCAAGATATAAAATGATTAAATTGGTATTTTCTTCGCAATGATTTTCATTTTAATTGATGTCATCATattatcatcatcctcatcataacTGATGAGATGATATATACTCACATGAACTCCAGCCTGTCACAGGAGGGAGTTGGAGGATAGATCTGGATGTCCTCAACAGTGTTTGGAGCGCCAAAGCTGTTCCGCACCTTCCGACACAAACATCGCTGGCTCACAGAACCTATACAGAGAATCAGTGGACAATGAATTGAGTACAATCGAGCTACTTGGAATGACTAAATCgcaatacaaaaacaattaacCAGGCTCAAAAAATGTAAACATCATATTGGCATGTAATAAACGTCCCATACCATAGTGATAATAATTATGGTAAAAAAAAGGTAGACTCACGCTGGGCGACTGTGATACAGATGGTGACAGCAAGGAGCAGGAGTATTCTGGTGATCATGGTCATGTTTTCAAGGTGTGGTGTTCCCTGCGGGTACAGCTGTTGGTCGAGATGAGTCTGTCTGGTGTGAAGAGATGGAGGACTGGAAATAAGATCTGAGTGTGTAAAGAGATATATGAgatgagacgagagagagagaggtactatGAGTAGTTGAGAGAAGGGGGCCCCTTATATACACAGCCTTTATCTTTCCAGTGATCATAAGAAATGTCCCTTTATGATGGAAACTGAAACTAACTAGCAACCACAAGAAAATGCCCCCCGCTCTTATCTACCCACTCTTTTACTCTGCAACCTCACTTAATTATTACATTTTAGTGTGGCTTATAATACATCTGGCTTTTCAATATTTATAGTTTTTCAATTGGCTTTGAGTCACTGTTTTAAAATTCTAGTTAAATAAATTGTTTAGTCAGAGGAATGGTGACATAAATACAATTTCTATAGGTCAGAGGAATTATCAAAATCCCTTTATGTGATGTGGTTAATCTCCCTAATCCGAGTATCTGGAAAATATGTATATGCCTTTAAATaatattattcattattatttcaAATTCTCTGTGGAAAATTATTTTTCACCTCAGTAGGCCTATTGCTATGTTATGTTAATTTAATCTGTTTAGTAGGAACTGAATCGAATAAATCAGGAACTGAAATAATGGATAGAAATATAATTTAATCCCCTATTTTTAATGTCATACATCAAACAATTGTTTCAGAGATGTGGGGGTTAAactgtgttgtgtttgttgtgtgcCTGCATCTTTATGTGACGGAGGAGGGTAAGTATTAAGGGGTTTCAGACCGTTCCATTGCGAAGTGAGTCTTTGCCGAACTGCTCTCATCACACATCATTAACACATGTAGTATCTCTGCAGATGAACCTCCTCTAATATTTCCAGTGTAAGAAGCTTTATATAATTCTCACCTTTCTGTTCCCCATCAAAAAAAACACGTGTCACACATTTTTCCACCAACTGTACATTTGCTGAGTTATGTGGTCATTGACAAACTGAGTTTTGTCtctagggctcctgagtggtgcagcggtctaaggcactgcatttcagtgctagaggcatcactacagaccctgattcgattccaggctgtatcacaactggctgtgattgggagtcccatagggcagtgcacaattggcccagcgttggcctgtgtaggccgtcattgtaaatatgaatttgttcttaattaactgactttctttgttaaataaaggttatacaaATTAATAAATCTGGCTCACATCACGTGTGTAAACTTGATCAGTTGTAATTGCGATAAAGAGACTTTAGGTGGGCTTACCATTTTTTTTATTGCATATTCTTTCATTGGGACTAattaaagtgccttcagaaactattcacaccccttgactttttcgatTTAATTTTTTGGGGGATTAAATTCATATTTTGTGCcattgatctacacacaataccccacaatgtcaaagtggaatgttttttttttcaatttaataagaaattgaagctgaaatgtcttgagtcaatgagtattcaactcctttgttatggcagccttaaataagttcaagagtaaacAGTAGAATGGACTCACTATTTAAGAAATAATTGTGGTTAACAcgattttttttaatgattacCCCATCTGTATAcccaatacagtgcattcagaaagtattcagacccctaaaccttttccacattttcttccTTTACAGCTATATTCAGTAATGGTGTCACGACTTCGCCGAAATCGGTCCCACTCCTTGTTCtccggcgttcggcggtcgacatcaccagccttctagccatcgccgatccgcttttcattttccatttgttttgtctttgttttacacacctagTTTCAATGTATGTTCGGTCCATTATTGTGGGCTCGGTATTACGACATGTTATTGGAATATTTGAGTAAAGATACTTGTGGTACTCATCCTtgctttcctgcgcctgactcctctgcaccagctacacccagaccattacaaataggttaaaaaaaatgtttgatctcatcaagctacacacaataccccataatgacaaagcaaaaacttgtttttagacatttttgcaaatgtataaaataaaaaaaatatgacatttacataaggattcagaacctttactcagtactttgttgaagcacctttggcagcgattacagccctgagtcttcttgggtatgacgctacaagcttggcacacctgtatttggggagtttctctgtcaggttggatgggcagtgtcgctgcacagctattttcaggtctctctagagatgttcgatcgggttcaagtctcaggctttggctgggccactcaaggtcattAAGAGACTTGGccccaagccactcctgcgttgtcttggctgtgtgcttagggttgttgtcctgttggaagttgaacctttgctccagtctgaggtcctgaacgctctggagcaggttttcatcaaggatctctctgtactttactccgttcatctttccctcgatcctgactagtctccctgtccctgccactgaaaaacaaccccacattATGATCCTGCCCagaccatgcttcaccgtagggatggtgccaggtttcctccagatgtgaccctcggcattcaggccaaaaagttaaattttagtttcaatcagaccagagaatcttgtttctcatagtctgggagtccttttaggtgcctttaggcaagctccaagcgggctgtcatgtgccttttactgaggagtggctcccgtctggccgctctaccataaaggcctgattggtggagtgctgcagagatgcgtgtccttctggaaggttgtcccttttccacataggaactctggagctctgtcatagtgaccatcgggttctttgtcacctcacTTACCAATGACCTTCTCCCCCGAGTGCTTAGTTTGGCCGTGCTGCCAGCTCTTgaaagagtcttgatggttccaaacttcttccatttaagaatgatggaggccactgtgttctcgtcaaccttcaatgctgcagaaatgttttggtaccctaccCCAGGTCTGTTCCTCAAAACAATCCTCTTTCGGGGCTCTACAgccaattcctttgacctcatggcttggtttttgctctgacatgcactctcaactgtgggaccatatatagacaggtgagtACCTTTCCAAAtattgtccaatcaattgaatttatgacATGTTTTAGAGAAagttttagaaattgttgcaacccctaatactagcctgttcaacctctctttcatatcgtctgagattcctaaagattggaaagctgccgcggtcatcaccctcttcaaagggggtgacactctagacgcaaactgctacagacctatatctatcctaccctgtctttataatgtcttcgaaagccaagataTCAAACAGATTGCCGACcacttcgaatcccaccgtaccttctccgctatgcaatctggtttcagagctggtcatgggtgcacctcagccacgctcaaggtcctaaacgacatcataaccgccatcgataagagacattactgtgcagccgtattcatcgacatggccaaggctttcgactctgtcaatcaccacattcttattggcagactcgacagccttggtttctcaaatgattgcctcgcctggtttaccaactacttctctgatagagttcagtgtgtcaaatcggagggcctgttgtccggacctctggcagtctctatgggggtgctacagggttcaatccttgggccgactcttctctgtatacatcaatgatgttgctcttgctgctggtgattctctgatccacttctacgcagacgactactctggacggctctgacttagaatacgtggacaactacaaatacctaggtgtctggttagactggaaaatctccttccagactctcattaagcatctccaatccaaagttaaatctagaattggcttcctatatcgcaacaaagcatccttcactcatgctgccaaacataccctcgtaaaactgaccatcctaccgatcctcgactttggtgatgtcatctataaaatagcctccaacactctactcaacaaactggatgcagtctatcacagtgccatccgtttggtcaccaaagccccatattctacccaccattgcgacctgtacgctctcgttggttggccctcgcttcatactcgtcgccaaacccactggctacaggttatctacaagtctctgctaggtaaagccccgccttatctcagctcactggtcaccatagcagcacacacTCGTAgtacgcactccagcaggtatatctcactggtcacccccaaagccaattcttcctttggtcgtccttccttccaattctctgctgccaatgactggaatgaactgcaaaaatctctgaagctggagactcatatctccctcactacctttaagcaccagctgtcagagcagctcacagatcactgcacatgtatatagcccatctgtaaacagcccatctacctcatcccaatgctgtatttatttatttatcttgctcctttgcaccccagtatctcttcttgcacattcatattctgcacatctaccattccagtgtttaattgctatattttaattacttcgccaccatggcctatttattgatttacctcccttatcttacctcatttgcacacactgtatatagactttttgttttcttttgttctactgtattattgactatgttttgttaaTTCCaagtgcaactctgtgttgttgtatgtgtcgaattgctatactttatcttggccaggtcgcagttgcaaatgagaacttgttctcaactagcctacctggttaaataaaggtgaaataaataaataaataaaacaattaaaacatctcaaggatgatgttGGAtctacaacattgtagttactccacaatactaacctaaatgacagagtgaaaagaaggggaaaaaatgtctaaacatgcatcctgtttgcaatatggcactaaagtaatactacaaaaaaattgggcaaagaaattcagtttttgtcctgaatacaaagcattatgtttgggtcaaatccaacacaacacatcacggacaaccactcttcatatttttaagaatggtggtggctgcaaAATGTTCGTCATTGGCAAGGGAGTTTTTTGGGGGAATGAAAATAAATGGGATAGAGCTAAGCACatgtaaaatcctagaggaaaacctggttctgtctgctttccaacatacACTGGAGGACAATTTCtcctttcagcataacaatgaccTAAATCTCAagcccaaatatacactggaatgTCTCACCAaggcgacattgaatgttcccgagaggcctagttacagttttgacttaaaatcgtcttgaaaatctatggcaagacataaaaaaggctgtctagcaatgactaacaaccaacttgacagagctggaagagtttgtacaatatttgccaattattttttaaatctacagTAGGTGTGCAAAGCTCGTTGAGACGTACcccaaaagactcacagctgtaatcgctgccaaaggtgcttctaacatgtattgactccgggggttgaatacttatctaatcaagatatattagtgtttatattagtgtttagactttttcttccactttgacattacagagtaatTTGtgtatattgtaaaaaaaaaaaagaagacaattaaatccattttaatcccaatttgtaaaacaacacaatgtggaaaatgtcaaggggtgtgaatactttctgaaggcactgtatacacaccaTAGTTAATGATTTGGAGTTACTTAGGGGAGATTCCACCCCCCTTCTCACTTTTGTTTTTTCCATctttttttcttttgttt
This genomic stretch from Oncorhynchus tshawytscha isolate Ot180627B linkage group LG21, Otsh_v2.0, whole genome shotgun sequence harbors:
- the LOC112220612 gene encoding C-X-C motif chemokine 11-1, coding for MTMITRILLLLAVTICITVAQRSVSQRCLCRKVRNSFGAPNTVEDIQIYPPTPSCDRLEFIVSLKNGVQYCLDPSMKKVQRLLTRLMKKSSPPTVPTPIEAISNERSIDSADI